In Gambusia affinis linkage group LG06, SWU_Gaff_1.0, whole genome shotgun sequence, one DNA window encodes the following:
- the ftr86 gene encoding finTRIM family, member 86 isoform X2 codes for MASAWPEEENFACSVCLETLKEPTTLPCGHSYCLNCIENHWDKENDKGQYSCPQCRQLFTPRPFVAKNMLLAQAMEKLRTNSIKQSNFVGIYSAEPVMPVYLDVISDIGPRKGSVYPQLPSVEPRLCPQHKQPLDLFCHEDKECVCVMCYQDGHTGHRLVGPQEERRERQKELVEMQAEVHRRIQETERKIMEIPHTARQQKALLQALQKESSDLFPELVKSLNLTGTQVDELLIAQERVFDGQVKALVRRLEQDLSQLRQKSEELGRLAYIQDNISFLKNFLLMEPLEQTGATGQSGIIQEEGVVASIRSVIKELQESVQNLCKESLSKITKIVSHETLASSSDSVAAASTVSTDYSGQAAEQASVYEEIDVSPPPQPMQPQLRESSRIRGSMSHQANPPPLPLFRPQVSGTSIKLVNPEPKTREEMLKFRFEPTIDPNTAYRHMKLSDDCRKVTMRAENLNPPDHPDRFFFWRQVLCKEPLAGSPYYWEVKWTGQKITIGVAFKDMERKGYDNKSRLGHNAQSWSLYWSGTGYSFWHNNQEKLLGPPKATRIGIYLDQHAGILNFYNITNNKAHLIHHYETQFTGPLYAGFRLGAGVGDSLTICQLD; via the exons ATGGCCTCAGCTTGGCCTGAAGAGGAGAACTTTGCTTGCTCGGTATGTCTGGAAACTCTGAAAGAGCCCACCACTCTACCATGTGGACATTCCTACTGCTTGAACTGTATCGAAAACCACTGGGACAAGGAAAACGACAAAGGTCAATATAGCTGCCCACAGTGTAGGCAGCTCTTCACTCCTCGACCTTTTGTGGCCAAGAATATGCTGCTTGCACAAGCCATGGAGAAACTaagaacaaacagcataaaGCAGAGCAACTTTGTAGGCATCTATTCAGCTGAACCGGTGATGCCTGTCTACTTGGACGTCATATCGGATATTGGGCCCAGGAAGGGGAGTGTGTACCCTCAGCTGCCTTCGGTGGAACCCAGACTCTGCCCTCAACACAAGCAACCACTGGATTTGTTTTGCCATGAAGAcaaggagtgtgtgtgtgtgatgtgctACCAGGATGGACACACAGGACATCGTCTGGTTGGACcacaagaagaaagaagagagagacaG AAAGAGCTTGTCGAGATGCAGGCCGAAGTACACAGGAGAATCCAGGAGACCGAGAGGAAGATCATGGAGATACCTCATACTGCGCGTCAACAAAAA GCCTTGCTGCAGGCCCTTCAAAAGGAGAGCTCTGATTTATTTCCAGAGCTGGTTAAGAGTCTAAATCTGACAGGGACACAGGTTGATGAGCTCCTTATTGCTCAGGAGAGGGTCTTTGATGGTCAAGTTAAAGCACTGGTGAGGCGTTTAGAGCAAGATTTATCACAGCTTCGTCAAAAGAGCGAAGAGCTGGGCAGGCTGGCTTATATCCAGGATAATATCTCCTTCTTGAAG AACTTCCTCCTCATGGAGCCGTTAGAGCAGACTGGTGCAACAGGACAGTCTGGGATTATTCAGGAGGAAGGCGTGGTGGCTTCCATAAGATCAGTCATTAAAGAGCTGCAAGAATCTGTACAAAACCTCTGCAAAGAAAGTCTCTCTAAGATTACCAAAATAG TGAGTCATGAAACCCTGGCTTCATCATCCGACAGTGTGGCAGCAGCAAGCACAGTATCCACTGATTATTCTGGTCAGGCCGCAGAACAGGCTTCAG tTTATGAAGAAATTGATGTTTCTCCACCGCCACAACCTATGCAACCTCAGT TACGTGAATCTTCAAGAATCAGAGGATCTATGAGTCATCAAG CAAACCCTCCACCTCTCCCACTTTTTAGGCCTCAAG TATCTGGAACATCAATTAAGCTTGTGAATCCAGAGCCAAAAACGAGAGAGGAAATGTTGAAAT TCCGCTTTGAACCTACCATAGACCCAAACACAGCCTACCGCCACATGAAGCTGTCAGACGATTGTCGTAAGGTCACAATGCGTGCTGAAAATCTGAATCCACCTGACCACCCGGATCGCTTCTTCTTCTGGAGACAAGTTCTCTGCAAAGAGCCCCTGGCAGGGAGCCCTTACTACTGGGAGGTCAAGTGGACGGGCCAGAAG ATCACCATTGGTGTTGCTTTCAAGGACATGGAGCGCAAAGGCTATGACAACAAAAGCCGTTTGGGTCACAACGCTCAGTCCTGGAGCCTTTACTGGTCTGGCACCGGCTACTCCTTCTGGCACAATAACCAGGAGAAACTTCTGGGCCCGCCTAAGGCTACGCGGATCGGCATCTATCTGGACCAGCATGCTGGGATTCTAAACTTTTACAACATCACCAACAACAAGGCTCATCTCATCCATCACTATGAGACGCAGTTCACTGGGCCACTGTACGCAGGGTTCAGGCTGGGGGCCGGAGTAGGGGACTCTCTAACTATTTGTCAACTGGATTGA
- the ftr86 gene encoding finTRIM family, member 86 isoform X1 has protein sequence MASAWPEEENFACSVCLETLKEPTTLPCGHSYCLNCIENHWDKENDKGQYSCPQCRQLFTPRPFVAKNMLLAQAMEKLRTNSIKQSNFVGIYSAEPVMPVYLDVISDIGPRKGSVYPQLPSVEPRLCPQHKQPLDLFCHEDKECVCVMCYQDGHTGHRLVGPQEERRERQKELVEMQAEVHRRIQETERKIMEIPHTARQQKALLQALQKESSDLFPELVKSLNLTGTQVDELLIAQERVFDGQVKALVRRLEQDLSQLRQKSEELGRLAYIQDNISFLKNFLLMEPLEQTGATGQSGIIQEEGVVASIRSVIKELQESVQNLCKESLSKITKIVSHETLASSSDSVAAASTVSTDYSGQAAEQASVYEEIDVSPPPQPMQPQFSSTVRESSRIRGSMSHQANPPPLPLFRPQVSGTSIKLVNPEPKTREEMLKFRFEPTIDPNTAYRHMKLSDDCRKVTMRAENLNPPDHPDRFFFWRQVLCKEPLAGSPYYWEVKWTGQKITIGVAFKDMERKGYDNKSRLGHNAQSWSLYWSGTGYSFWHNNQEKLLGPPKATRIGIYLDQHAGILNFYNITNNKAHLIHHYETQFTGPLYAGFRLGAGVGDSLTICQLD, from the exons ATGGCCTCAGCTTGGCCTGAAGAGGAGAACTTTGCTTGCTCGGTATGTCTGGAAACTCTGAAAGAGCCCACCACTCTACCATGTGGACATTCCTACTGCTTGAACTGTATCGAAAACCACTGGGACAAGGAAAACGACAAAGGTCAATATAGCTGCCCACAGTGTAGGCAGCTCTTCACTCCTCGACCTTTTGTGGCCAAGAATATGCTGCTTGCACAAGCCATGGAGAAACTaagaacaaacagcataaaGCAGAGCAACTTTGTAGGCATCTATTCAGCTGAACCGGTGATGCCTGTCTACTTGGACGTCATATCGGATATTGGGCCCAGGAAGGGGAGTGTGTACCCTCAGCTGCCTTCGGTGGAACCCAGACTCTGCCCTCAACACAAGCAACCACTGGATTTGTTTTGCCATGAAGAcaaggagtgtgtgtgtgtgatgtgctACCAGGATGGACACACAGGACATCGTCTGGTTGGACcacaagaagaaagaagagagagacaG AAAGAGCTTGTCGAGATGCAGGCCGAAGTACACAGGAGAATCCAGGAGACCGAGAGGAAGATCATGGAGATACCTCATACTGCGCGTCAACAAAAA GCCTTGCTGCAGGCCCTTCAAAAGGAGAGCTCTGATTTATTTCCAGAGCTGGTTAAGAGTCTAAATCTGACAGGGACACAGGTTGATGAGCTCCTTATTGCTCAGGAGAGGGTCTTTGATGGTCAAGTTAAAGCACTGGTGAGGCGTTTAGAGCAAGATTTATCACAGCTTCGTCAAAAGAGCGAAGAGCTGGGCAGGCTGGCTTATATCCAGGATAATATCTCCTTCTTGAAG AACTTCCTCCTCATGGAGCCGTTAGAGCAGACTGGTGCAACAGGACAGTCTGGGATTATTCAGGAGGAAGGCGTGGTGGCTTCCATAAGATCAGTCATTAAAGAGCTGCAAGAATCTGTACAAAACCTCTGCAAAGAAAGTCTCTCTAAGATTACCAAAATAG TGAGTCATGAAACCCTGGCTTCATCATCCGACAGTGTGGCAGCAGCAAGCACAGTATCCACTGATTATTCTGGTCAGGCCGCAGAACAGGCTTCAG tTTATGAAGAAATTGATGTTTCTCCACCGCCACAACCTATGCAACCTCAGT TTTCCTCCACAGTACGTGAATCTTCAAGAATCAGAGGATCTATGAGTCATCAAG CAAACCCTCCACCTCTCCCACTTTTTAGGCCTCAAG TATCTGGAACATCAATTAAGCTTGTGAATCCAGAGCCAAAAACGAGAGAGGAAATGTTGAAAT TCCGCTTTGAACCTACCATAGACCCAAACACAGCCTACCGCCACATGAAGCTGTCAGACGATTGTCGTAAGGTCACAATGCGTGCTGAAAATCTGAATCCACCTGACCACCCGGATCGCTTCTTCTTCTGGAGACAAGTTCTCTGCAAAGAGCCCCTGGCAGGGAGCCCTTACTACTGGGAGGTCAAGTGGACGGGCCAGAAG ATCACCATTGGTGTTGCTTTCAAGGACATGGAGCGCAAAGGCTATGACAACAAAAGCCGTTTGGGTCACAACGCTCAGTCCTGGAGCCTTTACTGGTCTGGCACCGGCTACTCCTTCTGGCACAATAACCAGGAGAAACTTCTGGGCCCGCCTAAGGCTACGCGGATCGGCATCTATCTGGACCAGCATGCTGGGATTCTAAACTTTTACAACATCACCAACAACAAGGCTCATCTCATCCATCACTATGAGACGCAGTTCACTGGGCCACTGTACGCAGGGTTCAGGCTGGGGGCCGGAGTAGGGGACTCTCTAACTATTTGTCAACTGGATTGA
- the nudt8 gene encoding nucleoside diphosphate-linked moiety X motif 8, translated as MFRGPRTLVCVCNLKSLQLSKEFCIFAFSKHIDSTCLEVRHIHARRHDQIHEKDTMTLCCSSQLTSFSTDSENYQLEGLISETPISKAILKSHYHQPQVSAKTKAPYVFSTFWHCLFNRTSWPTIYKMPALNPRISNQFHGRAQTHYHSVYQIRTVHQAVPRVTDTWKDCLSPENENRCRQILQANWKQYDMDKVRQGAGQAQGKNKGKWASILVSLCYDKGEPAFLFTLRSCTLKGKHKGDVSFAGGKGDPSDRDVVATALREAREELGITIPAERVWGVMKPLRDTSGMMIAPVLANLGPLEELAFKPNPEEVDEIFTLSLSHLSNPQNRGYTNFRTGNKYGYTLPVFCNGKHRVWGLTAVALDHTLKLLIPPYGSITEVFNS; from the exons ATGTTCAGGGGTCCACGAACactggtttgtgtttgtaatttaaagtCACTGCAGCTGTCAAaagaattttgcatttttgcattcTCTAAACACATTGACTCAACATGTTTGGAAGTAAGACACATTCATGCCAGAAGACATGATCAAATCCATGAAAAAGACACTATGACTTTATGCTGTTCTTCTCAACTGACGTCTTTCAGCACAGACAGTGAGAATTATCAGCTGGAAGGCCTTATATCCGAAACCCCCATTTCCAAAGCCATTCTGAAAAGCCATTATCACCAACCTCAGGTCTCTGCCAAAACCAAAGCACCTTATGTTTTCAGCACTTTCTGGCACTGTTTATTCAACAGAACTTCCTGGCCTACAATTTATAAAATGCCAGCACTTAATCCCCGGATTTCCAACCAGTTCCACGGTCGAGCACAAACCCACTATCACTCCGTCTATCAAATCAGAACTGTTCATCAGGCTGTCCCTCGTGTAACAGACACCTGGAAGGACTGTCTCTCCCCTGAGAACGAAAACAGATGTCGACAGATCCTGCAGGCCAACTGGAAGCAGTACGACATGGACAAAGTGAGACAAGGGGCCGGCCAGGCTCAAGGAAAGAACAAAGGGAAGTGGGCTTCCATCTTGGTTTCTCTCTGCTACGATAAAGGAGAACCAGCGTTTCTGTTTACTCTGCGCTCCTGTACGCTGAAGGGCAAGCACAAAGGAGACGTCAG CTTTGCTGGAGGAAAGGGTGATCCATCAGACAGAGATGTAGTGGCCACTGCATTGCGGGAAGCCAGAGAGGAGCTGGGAATTACTATTCCAGCTGAAAGGGTCTGGGGTGTCATGAAACCTCTGAGGGACACA TCAGGGATGATGATTGCTCCGGTGTTGGCTAACCTTGGTCCTCTTGAGGAGTTGGCATTCAAACCAAACCCAGAGGAG GTGGACGAGATCTTCACCTTGTCCTTGTCACACCTGTCCAATCCCCAGAATCGCGGCTACACAAACTTTCGTACTGGCAACAAGTATGGATACACACTGCCAGTGTTTTGTAATGGCAAACACAGAGTATGGGGTCTGACTGCAGTCGCTCTGGACCATACTCTCAAACTTCTTATACCTCCATATGGATCTATTACTGAGGTTTTCAATAGCTGA